Genomic window (Synechococcus sp. WH 8016):
AAAGCAAGACGATCAGGTGCGTGTCCATGCCTTGGCCACAGAGCCAACGCGCGATGACTCCAGGCCGGAGTCGGGCAAGCCGCTCAGCAGCTGGCAGTGGTATCCCGCCAGCACGGAGGAGAGCAGCACCGGTACCTATGCCGCTCGCTATCCCCTCAGTTGGAACCACTACGAGGGGGTGTTTCGCGCTGAAGTGAGTTGCGAGGCGTTCAGCCCGATCCTTCCTGGGGATTACCAACGCAGCAGTTATCCGGTGGCGGTGTTCCGCTGGACCCTCACCAATCCCACCACCAAGCCCTTGGAGGTGTCGCTGCTGCTGAGTTGGCGCAACACGGTGGGCTGGTTCACCAATACCGATTCCTCGGCGGAGGTGCATTTCCGCGACGACGGCAGCCCCGAGCACAATTACGCCCCGGCGATTGGAGTGGGCGAGGGCCAGAGCAACCGCTGGATTGATGGCGATGGTCTGTGCGGGGTGCTGCTCGATGGCAAGCGTTCAACACCGCTGGCGGAAGGGGAAGGACAGTGGTGTTTGGCCCTGCCAGACAGGCTGGATGGTGTGGAGCTAATGCGCTGCAGCCGTTGGGATCCCAGCGGTGATGGCGCTGAGCTTTGGCAGCCGTTTGCCGCTGATGGGCTGATCCCCGATAGCAACAACGATCGCGCCAGTCGGGCGGGAGAGCACGCCAGTGCGGCGATCGCCGTGAAACTCACCCTGGCGCCAGGGGAAACCCGCGAGATTCCGGTGGCGATCAGCTGGGATCTGCCGGTCACGAGCTTTGCGACCGGGGTGCGGGACCTGCGCCGTTACAGCGATTTTTATGGCGCTGATGGCTGCCATGCGGCGGCGATTGCGGCAGAAGCCCTGCGCGATTGGCGCTCGTGGCACGAGCAAATCGAAGCCTGGCAAGCGCCGGTGTTGGCGCGCAAGGAGCTTCCCGAGGAGCTGCGCATGGCGCTGTTCAATGAGCTCTACGACCTCGCCAGCGGCGGCAGCCTCTGGACGGCCGCCACCACCAAGGATCCCTACGGCCGCTTTGGGGTGCTGGAGTGCCTCGACTACGCCTGGTACGAAAGCCTTGATGTGCGTTTGTACGGCTCCTTTGCGCTATTGCAGCTCTGGCCGGAGCTGGATAAGGCGGTGATTCGCAGCTTTGCCCGAGCGATTCCAGCGGCCGATGCCACGCAACGGCCGATCGGTTGGTATTTCACCCAGGGCCGCGGCCGGGTGGAAGCGGATCGCAAGGTGAAAGGGGCCACGCCTCATGATTTGGGGGCACCGAATGAGGTGCCGTTTGATGCCACCAACTACACCGCCTATCAGGACTGCAATCTCTGGAAAGACCTCGCCAGTGACTACGTGCTGCAGGTGTGGCGCACCTTCAAATTGGCTCCCACCGGAGAAGACTTGAGCTTTCTGGCGGAGTGCTGGCCTGCGGCGGTGCAGGCCCTCCATTACCTCAAGCAATTTGATGTGAATGACGATGGCCTGCCCGATAACGGCGGGGCGCCGGATCAAACCTTTGATGATTGGCCGCTCAAGGGGGTGAGTGCTTATTGCGGTGCACTTTGGATTGCTGCGTTGGAAGCTGCGCTAGCGATGGCCCAACGGCTGCAGTTGGAGCTGGGGCTTGATACCGGAGACGAGCAGCACACGTTCAGTGGCTGGCTGGAGCAATCGCGCGCCAATTTCGACACGCTCCTCTGGAACGGTGAGTACTACGACATCGATGCCGAAAGCGGTACGCCCGTGGTGATGGCCGATCAGCTCTGCGGTGATTTTTATGCGCGCTTGCTGGAGTTACCGCCTGTGGTGAGTGAGGCCAACAGCCGCAGCACCTTGAAGGCGGTGAAGGAAGCCTGTTTTGACAACTTTGCTGGCGGATTGCTCGGGGTGGCCAATGGCTTGCGCCGCGATGGCACGCCCTTGGATCCGAATGGCACCCATCCTTTGGAGGTGTGGACGGGGATCAACTTTGGAATCGCCAGCTATTACCGCTTGATGGGGGAGGGCCCAACGGCAGAAGCGATCTGCTCCGCGGTGGTAACCCAGGTGTATGCCGGTGGCTTGCAATTCCGCACGCCAGAAGCGATCACGGCCGTGAACACCTTCAGGGCTTGCCACTACCTGCGGGCGATGGCGATTTGGGGCCTTTGGGCCACGCACACGGATTGGGAAACGATTCCGGGCGCGCAGCGGGGATGAAGCCGTGCTCCAGCTACTTTGATCGTGTACGCTTTTGCGTACGTATTGATCATTGGGGTTGAAGTGGCTTCGATTTCCGTGACTGAAGCGCGCAAGCGTTTGTTTGCCTTGGTGGATGAAGTGGGTGAATCCCACGCACCAGTGGAGATCCACGGCAAGCGCGGCAATGCCGTGTTGGTGTCGGAGGAAGATTGGAAGGCGATTCAAGAAACCCTTTATCTCACCTCGATTCCCGGCATGCGGGAGTCGATCCTTGAAGGGATGGCAGCACCGGAATCTGCGCTCAGTGAGACCCCTGGCTGGTGAGCTGGCGCGTGTTGTTTACCCGCCAGGCTCAGCGGGATGCCCGCAAGCTCGGTAGCGCCTCTCCTGCGTTGAAGGCCAAAGCTGAACGTTTGCTTGCCTTGCTCCAAAGCGATCCTTTTCAGAAGCCTCCTCCCTATGAAGCCTTGGTTGGAGATCTCAAGGGTGCCTATTCCCGCCGAATCAATATTCAGCACCGGCTTGTCTATCAGGTGCTTGAAGACGAGCAGATCGTGAAGGTGTTGAGGCTTTGGACTCACTACGCATGAGGATTGGCCTTGCCGGCTTGTTCTGCACGCCATAGGGTTTGAGCATGCACGCGACTGGAACCACAACCAAAAATGCTGTGGCCGCGATTCGAGAGCGGAAAAGGGAGGAGCGCGTCCAAGCCCTCAGGAGCAAAGCCAGCTCATTGCTTTCACATTTTGATGGGTGCAGCCTCTGGTTATTTGGCTTCTTGGCGCGGGGAGATTGGGATGCTTTTTCGGATGTAGATGTGCTTGCGGTCGGCCGTGATCAGGAATGTGCTGATCGATTGTCGGATCAGGTTCTTGCCTGCGGGATGGCGGATGACGTGATCGCGCTCACCGTGCAGGAGTGGCAAAAGTTGCGCCAGGGGCATGACCCCTATTGGCGTGCGATCGCTGTAGATAGCGTCTGCCTGGGCGATCGATGAGTGCACGGATCGACGTCATGGTGCAGTACAGCGAAGTCCAGCAATGACAACACAACTCGCTTTTCAATCGTCGCTGCCACGTTCGGGATCGACTCTGTTCAGCAACATCGTGGGGCAGAACCCTGCCTTTCATGTGACCCCAACATCGGGGTTGTTGGATCTGCTTTATGTGGCCCGCGGGCAGTTCAGCCGCGGCGAGGAATTTAAGGCGCAGAGCCGAGAGGAGATGGAGCGGGCCTTCATCGGCTTTTGCCGCGGAGGGCTGGAGGGCTATGCCAGTGCCCTCACGGATAAGCCCTGGCTGTTGGATAAAAGCCGCGGTTGGAGTGTGCATTACGCCTTCCTGGATGCGTTTTATCCCAACCCCAAAATTGTGTGCATGATCCGCGATCCCCTCGACATTCTCTGTTCGATGGAGCGCAATTTTCGCAAGGCAGGATTGCGTGATCCCGGGATGGTGAATCACAGCGAGATGCTGAACACCAGCTTGGAAAAACGTTTGGATCATTGGGTGGTGTCGCCGCCGGTGGGTTTGGCGATGGAGAGGTTGCAGGAAACGTTGCGCCAGGGCATTGATCAAAAGATTTTGTTCATTCGCTATGAGGATTTATGCGCTAACCCGCGTTTGGAACTGGAGCGTTTTTATTCCTATGTAGGCCTCCCCTATTGCCCTGCCCATGATTTCAACCATGTGGAGCAAATCACTGTTGAAGATGATGAGGTGTATGGGGTGTTTGGTGATCATCAGATCCGCCACAAGGTGGAACCGCAGCCCAGCCAGGCTTTAGAGGTGTTTGGACCGGGCTTATGCGATTGGATTCGTGAGCGCTACGGCTGGTTTTATGAACGGTTTGGGTGAGCTAAATGCCGAAGCGGCGCAATTGGATTCGATTCACGCGCAGCACACAGGTTTGAAGTCTCCTGGGGCGATGCGAGATTAGATCCAAATCGGTCCCAATTTCAATACCTCGCTGGACGAGTTGTATGACGGGGCTATTCAGCCTTCTCGGTGCAATCAGCCATGAGCCGAATTTTGTTCGACACCCATCTGCTGCTGTGGTGTCTCATAAACAATCTTTATACTAGTTCTTTTCGGCCTGTAGTCGCCAAATAAGGTGCGAATGATCCCACAGTTGGTTGAGTAACAAGAATTGTCCTTTAAAGCCATATCTTTGTCCTAATTCGAGACCCCAAGGATCGATCAAGCTGCCATCTATTTGGGGCCTGCGAGCGAAGTAGCTCACAGTCGTGTCGGTAATAATGTTTACGTGAGTTGGGTCTTGGAAGCATTCAGGATGTGGGAATGCAGGGGTTCGTGCGTAAAATATACCTTGAGGTTTCAAGACACGCCAAATTTCGCTCATCGTTTCAATAAAAGGGTTCGTCATTTCACCATCCTTCCAAAGTGATCTCGGTAAATGTTCTAGAAAGTCAAAAGCAGTTACAACATCAACACTGGAGTTTTCAAGAGGGATCGTTTCTATGCCGACCCAGCAATTCAATACATTTTCGCCTATTGCTTGAGAATCAATCCCAATGACGCGATCAGCGTTAAAAGGATTGGCTGGATGAGGACCGCTCCCTAGATCGAGAGCAATGGTTTCGCTCATGTCAAAGCCTCCTCTAAGTCTTTGTATAAAACTTGATCCACTGAAAAGCCCATCGCACCCATTAATCGTTGTCTAACTAGTAGCTCCTCTTCCTTGCTGAGCAAGCCATTGGAGAAACGCTTTTCTAGGGAGCTAAAGGCGCGGACGTGGGTGAGAGGGGTGCAATCGATGGCAGCAAATCTCCAAATATTGAGGTGAGCGGCGCAGAGAGGCATCGCGAATCGATCGAGGCCATACCCACTGCGTACGCCTTGGAGAAACGGCATGGAGGCATCGAGCAAATCACGACGCAAAAAAGGAGCCATGATTTCAATAATCGGTACTCTGTGCAGACTGCTGCCCACCCTTTGGCGTAACCAGCCGTATTCCTGGCAAAGGCTGCTGCTAAAACTCACCGCCGGCTGGGCGGCACTGAGGTTGTAAATGCGAGCTGTGGCCAACAAGGTTTGGATGTCGCTGCTGCGCAGCAAGACGTCGTCATCAATGAAGCCCATGTAATGACCAGGCCCAGGAGGAGGGAGCTGGCGCCAGGCTTCTTCCATCAGATGGCCTTTGCATTCAGTGGCCACACTGAGCACCTCAAACCCGTGGGGGTTGCTGCCCGCTTTGAGGCCTTCACCCGTCCAATCAAAGAGCACCACCCGGCAGGGCAAGGGTTGATCCAACACCACGCAGTGCTTGCCGCGTTCACAGGCAATCACCACCAGGTCCTCGGCGCTGGCCCCTGGATTCACGATTGGAGCCCCTGCGTTGATCGGATCGTGTTGTTCAAGCTGCTGAACAGCAGCCAGCATCTCTGGCAAAAACTGATCGCTATGGCTGCCCAGCACCCAACGGGCCCATTGTTGGCGTTCCGCTTCCGGGCGATCTCGCATCAAGGGAGGGAAGTTGGGTGTGGGAAGTGTCATGGTTGAGACCCGTGAGGCGCCGCCTCCGCCACACCTCCCAGCAGCCGCTGGGCTAATTCCAGAAAGGCCCAATCGGCGGCATAAAAGCGATGCAATGCAGCAATGGCTTCTGGGCTGAGTTGATCCCGGTGCAGACGTCTCCAGGGATTGGCTTGTTCCAGGTTTTGGGACACATGTTGCGGGGTGGTGTCGAGCTGGATGCCAGCGGATTGGCCCCATTGCTGTAGGAGCCAATCGATCTGCTCCATGCCCAAAACAGTGGCGTAGGGCCGGGGGTCGCCGCCGAGATAGCTCACCTGGGGAATC
Coding sequences:
- a CDS encoding GH116 family glycosyl hydrolase, whose protein sequence is MAPLGLSALRSRLSRGSSGKGWQPPEASWSRSFGLGWSSPFTVRYASNLDDGPWHGMPLGGFGAGCIGRSSRGDFNLWHLDGGEHWYGSIPDCQFALWEKQDDQVRVHALATEPTRDDSRPESGKPLSSWQWYPASTEESSTGTYAARYPLSWNHYEGVFRAEVSCEAFSPILPGDYQRSSYPVAVFRWTLTNPTTKPLEVSLLLSWRNTVGWFTNTDSSAEVHFRDDGSPEHNYAPAIGVGEGQSNRWIDGDGLCGVLLDGKRSTPLAEGEGQWCLALPDRLDGVELMRCSRWDPSGDGAELWQPFAADGLIPDSNNDRASRAGEHASAAIAVKLTLAPGETREIPVAISWDLPVTSFATGVRDLRRYSDFYGADGCHAAAIAAEALRDWRSWHEQIEAWQAPVLARKELPEELRMALFNELYDLASGGSLWTAATTKDPYGRFGVLECLDYAWYESLDVRLYGSFALLQLWPELDKAVIRSFARAIPAADATQRPIGWYFTQGRGRVEADRKVKGATPHDLGAPNEVPFDATNYTAYQDCNLWKDLASDYVLQVWRTFKLAPTGEDLSFLAECWPAAVQALHYLKQFDVNDDGLPDNGGAPDQTFDDWPLKGVSAYCGALWIAALEAALAMAQRLQLELGLDTGDEQHTFSGWLEQSRANFDTLLWNGEYYDIDAESGTPVVMADQLCGDFYARLLELPPVVSEANSRSTLKAVKEACFDNFAGGLLGVANGLRRDGTPLDPNGTHPLEVWTGINFGIASYYRLMGEGPTAEAICSAVVTQVYAGGLQFRTPEAITAVNTFRACHYLRAMAIWGLWATHTDWETIPGAQRG
- a CDS encoding type II toxin-antitoxin system Phd/YefM family antitoxin gives rise to the protein MASISVTEARKRLFALVDEVGESHAPVEIHGKRGNAVLVSEEDWKAIQETLYLTSIPGMRESILEGMAAPESALSETPGW
- a CDS encoding Txe/YoeB family addiction module toxin, with translation MSWRVLFTRQAQRDARKLGSASPALKAKAERLLALLQSDPFQKPPPYEALVGDLKGAYSRRINIQHRLVYQVLEDEQIVKVLRLWTHYA
- a CDS encoding nucleotidyltransferase domain-containing protein; this translates as MHATGTTTKNAVAAIRERKREERVQALRSKASSLLSHFDGCSLWLFGFLARGDWDAFSDVDVLAVGRDQECADRLSDQVLACGMADDVIALTVQEWQKLRQGHDPYWRAIAVDSVCLGDR
- a CDS encoding sulfotransferase is translated as MTTQLAFQSSLPRSGSTLFSNIVGQNPAFHVTPTSGLLDLLYVARGQFSRGEEFKAQSREEMERAFIGFCRGGLEGYASALTDKPWLLDKSRGWSVHYAFLDAFYPNPKIVCMIRDPLDILCSMERNFRKAGLRDPGMVNHSEMLNTSLEKRLDHWVVSPPVGLAMERLQETLRQGIDQKILFIRYEDLCANPRLELERFYSYVGLPYCPAHDFNHVEQITVEDDEVYGVFGDHQIRHKVEPQPSQALEVFGPGLCDWIRERYGWFYERFG
- a CDS encoding methyltransferase domain-containing protein, encoding MSETIALDLGSGPHPANPFNADRVIGIDSQAIGENVLNCWVGIETIPLENSSVDVVTAFDFLEHLPRSLWKDGEMTNPFIETMSEIWRVLKPQGIFYARTPAFPHPECFQDPTHVNIITDTTVSYFARRPQIDGSLIDPWGLELGQRYGFKGQFLLLNQLWDHSHLIWRLQAEKN